In Oncorhynchus mykiss isolate Arlee chromosome 1, USDA_OmykA_1.1, whole genome shotgun sequence, the following proteins share a genomic window:
- the LOC118966397 gene encoding protein ANKUB1-like encodes MMVPAPVALYIAASLGHLDLAGWLLERGVRVIEPVGVHPYREWCHQTAHPDVAKCPAVASIERGQLTILKLFIASSVLTLACRDPQGRDPLRIALQYGHRECVSHLATRLCSVVVLPGMALPMRTYLQIKGWVRLGQRRAASRHCMGLNRAPFRTRVGDTVLVDGFTLPKMSSKPRRSEAKAGIRVMSTASQSLTPINCPSHVTCPLRALASQDKPLQLPKQHPVATSDERENKRGCGGKGCEEDESGIRTATNGGAESRSRPFPETPISDLCLTRQTPPRSSPPHWRPFLSTATAHPEKTPYTVWPWPVNKMRLWNG; translated from the exons atgatg GTTCCAGCTCCGGTGGCACTCTACATCGCTGCTTCTCTGGGCCACCTGGACCTGGCCGGCTGGCTGCTGGAGAGGGGGGTGCGTGTCATTGAGCCGGTGGGGGTTCACCCTTACCGTGAGTGGTGCCACCAGACGGCCCACCCCGACGTCGCCAAGTGTCCCGCTGTCGCCTCCATCGAGCGCGGCCAGCTCACCATCCTCAAACTCTTTATTGCCAGCAGCGTTCTGACCCTTGCCTGTCGGGATCCCCAGGGTCGCGACCCCCTGAGGATCGCCCTTCAATACGGCCACAGGGAGTGTGTGAGTCACCTGGCCACCAGGCTGTGCTCTGTGGTGGTCCTCCCAGGTATGGCCCTGCCCATGCGGACATACCTCCAGATAAAGGGCTGGGTGAGGCTGGGGCAGAGGAGGGCAGCATCCAGGCACTGCATGGGCCTCAACAGGGCTCCGTTCAGGACCAGGGTGGGCGACACGGTCCTGGTGGACGGCTTCACCCTCCCCAAGATGTCCTCCAAGCCCAGGAGGAGTGAGGCCAAGGCGGGTATCAGGGTGATGTCCACAGCCTCTCAAAGTTTGACCCCCATCAACTGCCCATCTCATGTAACCTGCCCGCTCCGTGCCCTGGCATCCCAGGATAAACCTCTTCAACTACCGAAGCAACACCCTGTGGCCACGAGTGatgaaagagagaacaagaggggaTGTGGAGGGAAGGGATGTGAGGAGGATGAGAGTGGGATCAGAACAGCAACCAATGGAGGAGCAGAGTCCCGCTCCCGCCCATTTCCAGAGACACCAATCTCAGACCTGTGTTTGACTCGCCAAACTCCGCCCAGATCCTCACCACCTCACTGGAGGCCTTTTCTCTCCACTGCGACCGCACACCCAGAGAAAACGCCATATACTGTTTGGCCTTGGCCAG TGAACAAGATGAGACTTTGGAACGGATGA